From Cellulophaga lytica DSM 7489, a single genomic window includes:
- a CDS encoding OmpA family protein, whose product MKKIKVSLFVILLHTVGAIWAQDLQLTAKDSIVKNSWMFGLGYNFVDDSGDVFDELLDLDKQWNAVAFPSRVSIGKYFNSGIGVEAIGSYNKYKVGKTVDGAVNLEETDYFAIDSRVSYDLNKIIGETAWFDPYIGLGLGYTDANNKGRGTYNGVVGFRTWITERIGLDFNSSGKWAMDKGDGATNHLQHAVGVVYQFKAEKGLSKKGLEKQAQIEEILKEQQRVADSIAAAKKQEEEARLLAERLKKEQEALRLAEVEKEKAAAEKQRREDLQAKINSFGSINFALNSSYLDSRTKKTLNSIAELLQENPTVTVKLGAYTDSRGTDKYNLWLSQRRMQRSLDFLVSKGVSSEKVNATAFGEEELLNNCEDGVYCTEQEHKINRRIEITVDKI is encoded by the coding sequence ATGAAAAAGATTAAGGTTAGTTTATTTGTTATTTTATTACACACTGTAGGCGCTATTTGGGCTCAAGATTTACAACTTACAGCAAAAGATAGCATAGTTAAAAATTCTTGGATGTTTGGCCTAGGATATAACTTTGTAGATGATTCAGGAGATGTTTTTGATGAATTATTAGATTTAGATAAGCAATGGAATGCAGTAGCTTTTCCTTCTAGGGTTAGTATTGGAAAATATTTTAATAGTGGAATTGGTGTTGAAGCTATAGGAAGTTATAATAAATATAAAGTAGGTAAAACAGTAGACGGGGCAGTAAACCTAGAGGAGACTGATTATTTTGCTATTGATAGTAGAGTAAGTTACGATTTAAATAAAATTATAGGAGAAACCGCTTGGTTTGATCCTTACATTGGTCTAGGTTTAGGCTACACAGATGCAAACAACAAAGGAAGAGGTACTTATAATGGAGTTGTAGGTTTTAGAACTTGGATTACAGAACGTATTGGTTTAGACTTTAACTCTTCTGGTAAGTGGGCAATGGATAAAGGTGATGGGGCAACAAATCATTTGCAACATGCAGTTGGTGTTGTATATCAATTTAAAGCAGAAAAAGGTCTTTCTAAAAAAGGGTTAGAAAAACAAGCTCAGATAGAAGAAATTTTAAAAGAGCAGCAACGTGTTGCAGATTCTATAGCAGCAGCTAAAAAGCAAGAAGAAGAGGCTAGGTTGCTTGCAGAGCGACTTAAAAAGGAGCAAGAAGCATTACGTTTAGCAGAAGTAGAAAAAGAGAAAGCTGCAGCAGAAAAACAAAGAAGAGAAGATTTACAAGCAAAAATTAATAGTTTTGGTAGTATAAACTTTGCCTTAAATAGTTCTTACTTAGACAGTAGAACAAAAAAAACATTAAATTCTATTGCAGAGTTATTACAAGAAAACCCAACTGTAACGGTTAAACTTGGCGCTTATACAGATTCTAGAGGTACAGACAAATACAATCTTTGGTTATCTCAACGTAGAATGCAAAGATCTTTAGATTTCTTGGTGTCTAAAGGCGTGTCATCAGAAAAAGTAAACGCTACTGCATTTGGCGAAGAAGAACTTTTAAATAATTGTGAAGATGGTGTTTATTGCACAGAACAAGAACATAAAATAAACCGTAGAATAGAAATTACAGTAGATAAAATATAG
- a CDS encoding coenzyme F390 synthetase-like protein, which produces MNVLEQIRNYTFWSLDFFKGSPIKKDFKDIHRLHQIKSYTTLLKEQKIQLNKLLSTAVNSTKYYNKLKGHTSLLDFPVVTKKDIKDNFLDITICDTNSSKVNIVKTSGSTGSPFKIYQTKRKKIRNTADTLYYAKLSGFTLGQKLLYLRLWAAYYRKPKLIAWLQNSVQLDVSDLNDTYLKNLILKLEKDSSNKGWLGYASGFETICRYLEKNNYAPIDCNITSIIAISERLGSDVKEKMEYYFKTPTVSRYSNVENGIIAQQTKDDNFFTINWASYIVEVLDLEKDEPAKKDEVGRIVVTDLYNLATPMIRYDTGDLGILTYSSKDEIPKLKSIQGRRMDALYKTNGEILNPFTMHAYVYDFPEIEQLQFIQLDKIKFKIKINTNVKFTRESLLISKFKNDIGLDASIDVEYVKEIPSLKSGKRKISVNLYKP; this is translated from the coding sequence ATGAATGTATTAGAACAGATTAGAAATTATACTTTTTGGAGTTTAGATTTTTTTAAAGGGAGTCCTATAAAAAAAGACTTTAAAGATATTCATCGTCTACATCAAATTAAATCCTACACTACTCTTTTAAAAGAGCAAAAAATACAACTGAACAAACTTTTAAGTACAGCCGTAAATAGCACTAAATATTATAATAAACTTAAAGGCCATACATCTTTACTAGATTTTCCTGTAGTAACAAAGAAAGATATTAAAGATAATTTTTTAGACATTACTATTTGTGACACCAACTCTAGCAAAGTTAATATTGTAAAAACCAGTGGATCTACTGGCTCACCATTTAAGATATACCAAACTAAAAGAAAAAAAATAAGAAATACAGCAGACACCCTGTATTACGCAAAACTATCTGGCTTTACATTAGGTCAAAAGTTACTTTATTTAAGGTTATGGGCAGCATATTATAGAAAACCCAAGTTAATTGCTTGGTTACAAAACTCAGTACAGTTAGATGTTAGTGACCTTAATGATACATATTTAAAAAATCTAATTTTGAAATTAGAGAAAGATAGTAGCAACAAAGGTTGGTTAGGATATGCTTCTGGATTTGAAACTATTTGCAGATACTTAGAAAAAAATAATTACGCCCCTATAGATTGCAATATTACATCTATAATAGCCATTTCTGAAAGGCTTGGTAGTGATGTAAAGGAAAAAATGGAATATTATTTTAAGACTCCTACAGTTTCAAGATATTCTAACGTAGAAAACGGTATTATTGCTCAACAAACAAAAGATGACAACTTTTTTACAATTAACTGGGCAAGTTATATTGTAGAAGTTTTAGATTTAGAAAAAGATGAACCTGCTAAAAAAGATGAAGTAGGTAGAATTGTAGTTACAGACCTATATAATTTAGCAACTCCTATGATTAGGTACGATACTGGTGACCTAGGCATACTTACCTACAGCAGTAAAGATGAAATACCTAAACTAAAAAGTATTCAAGGCAGAAGAATGGATGCATTATACAAAACAAACGGTGAAATTTTAAACCCGTTTACAATGCATGCTTATGTATATGATTTTCCTGAAATAGAACAATTGCAATTTATACAACTTGATAAAATAAAATTTAAAATTAAAATTAATACTAATGTTAAGTTTACAAGAGAATCACTACTAATAAGTAAATTTAAAAACGATATTGGCTTAGATGCAAGTATAGATGTGGAGTATGTAAAAGAAATACCATCCTTAAAATCTGGCAAGAGAAAAATATCTGTTAATTTATACAAACCTTAA
- a CDS encoding MBOAT family O-acyltransferase produces the protein MLFNSIDFAIFLPIVFCLYWVVVNKNLQLQNFLLLVASYVFYGWWDWRFLSLIAFSTLVDYSLGVLLGKEEKETKRKVYLWTSIIVNLGFLGFFKYYNFFVESFVDAFTFFGQEIEIGTLNIILPVGISFYTFQTLSYTIDVYKRNLEPTKKFIAFAAFVSFFPQLVAGPIERASNLLPQILKKRSFNYCEAKDGLRLMLWGLFKKVVIADSLSPIVNDIFSNYSTLSSPVLIMGAIFFAFQIYGDFSGYSDIAIGTAKLFGIELMSNFKFPYFSKNIGEFWRRWHISLSTWFRDYLYIPLGGSRGSKLKGIRNVFAIFIVSGFWHGANWTFIFWGLFHALLFLPSFILGTNRKYVEIAKSGFNIVTAIKNVYRTVLTFALVTVGWVFFRAETISDAFTYLKRIVTVFSVGDYSHPNGYRLIDYLLLLLFFVAYEYIIRNKERNPISFKNKYVRLLVYILLVFLMLLFYDDGVDRSFIYFQF, from the coding sequence ATGCTTTTTAATTCCATTGATTTTGCTATTTTTTTGCCAATAGTGTTTTGCCTGTATTGGGTTGTAGTAAATAAAAACTTACAATTACAAAACTTTTTGCTATTAGTAGCAAGTTATGTGTTTTATGGTTGGTGGGATTGGCGATTTTTATCCTTAATAGCATTTAGCACCTTGGTAGATTATTCTCTAGGTGTTTTATTAGGTAAAGAAGAAAAGGAAACTAAACGTAAAGTTTATTTATGGACTAGTATTATTGTTAATTTAGGTTTTTTAGGTTTTTTCAAATATTATAATTTTTTTGTAGAAAGTTTTGTAGATGCATTTACTTTTTTTGGACAAGAAATAGAGATAGGTACTTTAAATATAATATTACCAGTTGGTATTAGTTTTTATACTTTCCAGACGTTGAGTTATACAATAGATGTATACAAACGTAATTTAGAACCAACCAAAAAGTTTATAGCTTTTGCTGCTTTTGTTAGCTTTTTTCCGCAATTAGTTGCTGGTCCAATAGAAAGAGCTTCTAATTTACTACCTCAAATACTCAAAAAAAGAAGCTTTAATTATTGCGAAGCTAAAGATGGGTTACGCTTAATGTTATGGGGTTTGTTTAAGAAAGTGGTAATAGCAGATTCTTTATCGCCCATAGTAAATGATATTTTTTCTAATTATAGTACCTTATCTTCTCCGGTATTAATTATGGGGGCTATTTTCTTTGCTTTTCAGATTTACGGAGACTTTAGTGGGTATTCAGACATAGCTATAGGTACGGCTAAATTATTTGGTATAGAGCTAATGTCAAACTTTAAATTTCCATATTTTTCTAAAAATATTGGAGAGTTCTGGAGACGTTGGCACATTTCTTTGTCTACTTGGTTTAGAGATTATTTATATATTCCTTTAGGAGGCTCTAGAGGGTCAAAATTAAAAGGTATTCGTAATGTCTTCGCTATTTTTATAGTGAGCGGGTTTTGGCATGGAGCCAATTGGACGTTTATTTTTTGGGGTCTTTTTCATGCATTGTTGTTTTTACCAAGTTTTATTTTGGGAACTAACAGAAAGTATGTAGAAATTGCCAAGTCAGGTTTTAACATTGTCACAGCTATAAAAAATGTTTACCGTACAGTATTGACTTTTGCTCTTGTAACCGTTGGTTGGGTTTTTTTTAGAGCAGAAACTATAAGTGATGCTTTCACTTATTTAAAGCGTATTGTGACAGTTTTTTCAGTGGGCGATTACAGTCATCCTAATGGTTATAGATTAATAGATTACCTATTATTGTTACTGTTTTTTGTTGCGTATGAATATATTATTAGAAATAAAGAGCGTAATCCTATAAGTTTTAAAAATAAATATGTTAGGTTACTTGTATATATTTTGCTTGTATTTTTAATGCTGTTATTTTATGATGATGGAGTAGATAGATCATTTATTTATTTTCAATTTTAA
- a CDS encoding sugar transferase, whose product MYNFITRIFDIIFAITGLVLLSPFFIFVYIYLFITNDRKVFFYHPRPGKDEKIFKVIKFKSMNDKKDENGEFLPFEQRVTKFGNTIRKFSLDEIPQLLNVIKGDMSLVGPRPLLVQYLPLYNDFQKQRHNVKPGITGWAQVNGRNAISWEKKFELDVWFVKNKSILLYIKILALTVKKVLFKEGVNNSENLNMTTFTGTKN is encoded by the coding sequence ATGTATAATTTTATTACAAGAATTTTTGATATCATTTTTGCTATAACAGGTTTAGTTTTACTATCCCCATTTTTCATATTTGTTTACATATACTTATTTATAACCAATGATCGTAAAGTATTTTTTTACCATCCAAGGCCCGGTAAAGATGAAAAAATATTTAAGGTTATTAAATTTAAATCTATGAATGACAAAAAAGATGAAAATGGAGAGTTTTTACCTTTTGAACAAAGAGTTACTAAATTTGGAAATACAATAAGAAAATTTTCTTTAGATGAAATACCACAGCTATTAAATGTGATTAAAGGAGATATGAGTTTAGTTGGACCTAGACCATTGCTTGTACAATATTTACCGCTATATAATGATTTTCAAAAACAACGCCATAATGTTAAACCTGGTATTACCGGGTGGGCACAAGTTAATGGCAGAAATGCCATATCATGGGAAAAGAAATTTGAGTTAGACGTTTGGTTTGTAAAAAACAAATCTATATTGCTCTATATTAAAATTTTAGCCTTAACTGTTAAAAAAGTTCTTTTTAAAGAAGGTGTTAATAATAGCGAAAACTTAAACATGACTACTTTCACAGGTACTAAAAATTAA
- a CDS encoding polysaccharide deacetylase family protein, whose protein sequence is MFKIRFFFIVNFAFFLMINSSCSKDIDEIIDTVVVQENDSVPDVVPKNAKDSLGIISYIELPPEGTNGFGVEDLDVEIATWFGFKRSSVTHTWDDSNYNQINIAIPLYDSFNLKTTLFSLPNKIKDWEPYKKAYDNGHEVASHSLNHLNFEKITSSQIENELKESKNEINKKMQTVNCLTFAYPYCTSESYGLTEKYYIAARSCKNSIQSNKPSDYYDLGGVLCGETTQYFLGEQLNDLAQKSIDTNGWAIYLFHNIDTEGGFSVNSQELKKHLTYLNQNINIYWVATFVDVVKYIKEREAATLKVENQTSNLIEISITDNLDDSIYNHPITVKKKIPFETIDSSLVVKQSNVQLDYGIAKLGASKFVIFNATPDKGTVSISF, encoded by the coding sequence ATGTTCAAAATTAGATTCTTTTTTATTGTTAATTTTGCTTTTTTTTTAATGATTAATAGTTCTTGTAGTAAGGATATTGATGAGATAATAGATACTGTAGTTGTGCAGGAAAATGATAGTGTACCTGATGTTGTTCCAAAAAACGCAAAAGACAGTTTAGGAATCATAAGTTATATTGAGCTGCCACCTGAAGGTACAAACGGATTTGGAGTAGAAGACTTAGACGTAGAGATTGCTACTTGGTTTGGGTTTAAACGTTCTTCAGTTACTCATACATGGGATGATAGTAATTATAACCAAATTAATATAGCTATACCCTTGTATGATAGCTTTAACTTAAAAACTACGTTATTTAGTCTTCCTAATAAAATTAAGGACTGGGAACCTTATAAAAAAGCATATGATAACGGACATGAAGTAGCTAGTCATTCATTAAATCATTTAAATTTTGAAAAAATAACAAGTAGTCAAATTGAAAATGAGCTGAAAGAATCAAAAAATGAAATTAATAAAAAAATGCAAACTGTTAATTGTTTAACATTTGCATATCCATATTGTACTTCCGAATCATATGGTTTAACTGAGAAATATTATATAGCTGCACGATCATGTAAAAATAGTATTCAGAGTAATAAGCCATCAGATTATTACGATTTAGGCGGCGTTTTATGTGGAGAAACAACACAGTATTTTTTAGGAGAACAATTAAATGATTTGGCACAAAAATCGATTGACACTAATGGATGGGCAATTTATTTATTTCATAACATTGACACTGAAGGAGGTTTTTCTGTAAATTCTCAAGAATTAAAAAAACACCTTACTTATCTTAATCAAAATATAAATATTTATTGGGTTGCAACTTTTGTTGATGTTGTTAAATATATCAAAGAAAGAGAAGCAGCAACTTTAAAAGTCGAAAATCAAACTTCAAACCTTATTGAAATTTCTATTACTGATAATTTAGATGATAGTATCTATAATCATCCAATTACGGTTAAAAAAAAGATTCCTTTTGAAACTATTGATTCTTCTTTAGTAGTTAAACAATCAAATGTTCAATTGGATTATGGAATTGCAAAATTAGGAGCTTCTAAGTTTGTGATTTTTAATGCAACTCCTGATAAGGGTACTGTGAGTATTTCTTTCTAA
- a CDS encoding ATP-grasp domain-containing protein encodes MDKINILFTCAGRRNYLINYFKEALNKNGAIIATDMQSNAPALVDADISITVPSIYDDTYVDTLLKICRDYKVDAVISLNDLELPLLAKHTNIFKQQGTRVILSSEKVIDIAFDKWETFKFIKSSNLRTPNTYINIDLVVKDLKTNKLNFPLIIKPRWGSASIGIETVSNFDELELVYKLQKIKLKNTILNTVSKNYIDEAILIQEKIEGIEYGLDILNNFSGNYYGTFAREKIAMRSGETDKAMSVVNKEISTVGEIISNKLGHIGNLDCDVFIKNNIVYVLELNPRFGGGYPFSHEAGINTAAIYLDWLRNNNDVDKHNNYKENITFAKCDKLLKI; translated from the coding sequence ATGGATAAAATTAATATTTTATTTACTTGCGCCGGGAGAAGAAATTACTTAATTAATTATTTTAAAGAAGCTCTAAATAAAAATGGAGCCATAATTGCTACCGATATGCAAAGTAATGCTCCTGCATTAGTAGATGCTGATATTTCTATTACAGTCCCTAGTATTTATGATGACACCTATGTTGATACTTTATTAAAAATTTGTAGGGATTATAAGGTAGACGCAGTTATCTCTTTAAATGATTTAGAATTACCATTACTAGCTAAACATACTAATATTTTTAAACAACAAGGTACCAGAGTTATACTATCTTCCGAGAAAGTAATAGATATAGCTTTTGACAAATGGGAAACATTTAAGTTTATTAAATCTTCTAACTTGCGTACACCCAATACTTATATTAATATAGATTTAGTTGTAAAAGACCTTAAAACTAATAAATTAAATTTCCCTTTAATTATTAAACCAAGGTGGGGAAGTGCATCTATAGGTATTGAAACTGTCTCTAATTTTGATGAGCTAGAATTGGTATATAAACTTCAGAAAATAAAATTAAAAAACACAATTTTAAATACTGTTAGTAAAAACTATATTGATGAGGCCATTTTAATTCAAGAAAAAATTGAAGGTATAGAATACGGGTTAGATATTTTAAACAATTTTAGTGGTAACTACTACGGAACATTTGCAAGAGAAAAAATTGCTATGAGGTCTGGAGAAACAGACAAAGCTATGTCTGTTGTTAATAAAGAAATAAGTACTGTAGGGGAAATAATTTCTAATAAACTAGGCCATATTGGAAATTTAGATTGTGATGTTTTTATAAAAAACAACATTGTATATGTTTTAGAATTAAATCCAAGATTTGGTGGCGGTTATCCTTTTTCTCATGAAGCAGGTATTAATACAGCTGCTATATATTTAGACTGGCTTAGAAACAACAATGATGTAGACAAACATAATAACTATAAGGAAAATATTACTTTTGCTAAATGTGACAAGCTTTTAAAAATTTAA
- a CDS encoding NeuD/PglB/VioB family sugar acetyltransferase produces MQNKNAVILGAGSYGEVFLNYLKEQGFNIVGFYDDNKDNKGKLVHNTPILGTFKDLLTNEVKNKIDCIFCPIGDNKIRTKYLKKLYDFGYEIPNFIHESVIYDKDCIQGKGIYLLPGVIIMPHAKIKDYVIVSMGSKIAHHTLLEKGVFISTGVNVGANITINEKAFLGISSTIMTGVSDIGKNTIVGCGAVVIKNVPPHHIVAGLPAKTLRVMETKEQSANKIIEEKPFKISVCNFNNLKKVKSYKKLLKTHFQNNIYYSYEYLIYFETKSDKLRYFVFEENEKPIVIMPFYIRSIKNSSYFDVITPYGYGGPLYNCDIDVNKLTKFWDLVDKWYLDNSVVSEFVRFSLTKNHINYSGTLIKSLLNVKGKVKSNEEDHWTSFSKKVRNNYRRALKSNIKFNIYRGEEITDNIISDFHNIYIETMKRNNAKEIYYFPKQFFESIIHSNPNSFSIALDYINNTAVSAELIIINNKTLYAFLGGTRAEYFSDRPNDFLRVEILKWAVKNKKNYYVLGGGQLDGDSLYKSKKMFFPKDEDTQFYTGRKIINKNVYRDLCLRNNVDFTDQNFNDDNCNDFFPAYRK; encoded by the coding sequence ATGCAAAATAAAAACGCTGTAATACTTGGTGCCGGATCTTATGGAGAGGTATTTTTAAACTATCTAAAAGAACAAGGCTTTAATATTGTTGGTTTTTATGACGATAATAAAGACAATAAAGGAAAATTAGTACATAATACTCCTATTTTAGGCACCTTTAAAGATTTACTTACTAATGAGGTGAAAAATAAAATTGACTGTATTTTTTGCCCTATTGGCGATAATAAAATAAGAACAAAATATTTAAAAAAACTGTATGACTTTGGGTATGAAATACCTAACTTTATACATGAGTCTGTAATTTACGATAAAGATTGCATACAAGGCAAAGGCATTTATTTGCTACCAGGTGTTATTATAATGCCACATGCCAAAATTAAAGATTATGTAATAGTAAGCATGGGGAGTAAAATAGCTCATCACACACTATTAGAAAAAGGTGTATTTATATCTACTGGCGTTAATGTTGGTGCTAATATAACTATAAATGAAAAAGCCTTTTTAGGCATAAGCTCAACCATTATGACCGGTGTTTCTGACATTGGCAAAAACACAATTGTTGGTTGTGGTGCAGTTGTTATAAAAAATGTTCCCCCACATCATATTGTTGCTGGTTTACCAGCTAAAACACTTAGGGTAATGGAAACAAAAGAACAAAGCGCAAACAAAATTATAGAAGAAAAACCTTTTAAAATAAGTGTTTGTAATTTTAACAATTTAAAAAAGGTAAAGAGCTACAAAAAACTATTAAAAACTCACTTTCAAAATAACATTTACTATTCCTACGAGTATCTTATTTATTTTGAAACAAAGTCAGATAAATTAAGATATTTTGTTTTTGAAGAAAATGAAAAGCCTATAGTTATTATGCCTTTTTATATAAGGTCTATTAAAAACAGTTCTTATTTTGACGTTATTACTCCTTATGGCTATGGAGGTCCACTTTATAATTGCGATATAGATGTAAATAAATTAACTAAATTTTGGGATTTAGTTGATAAATGGTACCTAGACAATAGCGTTGTATCAGAATTTGTTAGATTTAGTTTAACTAAAAACCACATTAATTATTCAGGCACCTTAATAAAAAGTCTATTAAATGTAAAAGGAAAAGTAAAATCTAATGAAGAAGACCATTGGACTTCTTTTTCTAAAAAAGTTAGAAATAATTACAGAAGAGCTTTAAAAAGCAATATTAAATTTAATATCTATAGAGGAGAAGAAATAACAGATAACATTATTTCTGATTTTCATAATATATATATTGAAACTATGAAAAGAAATAATGCTAAAGAAATATACTATTTTCCCAAACAATTTTTTGAAAGCATTATACACTCTAACCCTAACAGCTTTTCAATTGCTTTAGATTACATAAACAACACTGCTGTTTCTGCAGAATTGATAATAATAAATAATAAAACCTTATATGCCTTTTTAGGAGGAACTAGAGCTGAATATTTTTCAGATAGACCAAATGACTTTCTAAGAGTAGAAATACTTAAGTGGGCTGTAAAAAATAAGAAAAATTATTACGTTTTAGGAGGAGGACAATTAGATGGTGACTCTTTATATAAAAGTAAAAAAATGTTTTTCCCAAAAGATGAAGATACACAATTTTACACCGGAAGAAAAATCATAAATAAAAATGTATACAGAGACCTATGTTTAAGAAACAACGTAGATTTTACAGATCAAAATTTTAACGATGATAACTGTAATGATTTCTTTCCTGCTTACAGAAAATAA
- the gmd gene encoding GDP-mannose 4,6-dehydratase, protein MSDKKVALITGVTGQDGAYLSEFLLKKGYEVHGLKRRSSLFNTDRIDHLYQDPHIENRNFILHYGDMTDSTNLIRLIQEIQPDEIYNLAAMSHVHVSFEVPEYTANADGIGTLRILDAVRMLGLSNKTRIYQASTSELYGKVQEVPQSETTPFYPRSPYAVAKMYAYWITVNYREAYNMYACNGILFNHESPIRGETFVTRKITRATAKIALGLQDKFYLGNLDAERDWGHAKDYVRMMWMILQADEPEDWVIATGKTTKVREFVKMSFAEAGIELEFKGSGVEEKAYVVKCSNPDYQLEIGKEVLSVDPKYFRPTEVELLIGDPTKAKTKLGWTVEYELADLVKDMVQSDLKLMQKEQYLKDGGYRILNYFE, encoded by the coding sequence ATGTCAGATAAGAAAGTAGCTTTAATAACAGGGGTAACAGGCCAAGATGGCGCTTATTTAAGTGAATTTTTACTAAAAAAAGGGTATGAGGTACACGGTTTAAAGAGGCGTTCCTCATTATTTAATACAGATAGGATAGACCACTTGTACCAAGATCCACATATAGAGAACAGAAATTTTATTTTGCACTATGGTGATATGACTGATAGTACAAATTTAATTAGACTTATACAAGAAATACAACCTGATGAGATATACAACTTGGCAGCAATGAGTCATGTACACGTGTCTTTTGAAGTTCCAGAGTACACCGCTAATGCAGATGGTATAGGAACCTTACGTATATTAGACGCAGTACGTATGTTAGGTTTGTCTAATAAAACAAGAATCTACCAAGCTTCAACCTCAGAGTTATACGGAAAAGTACAAGAGGTTCCTCAATCAGAAACAACTCCATTTTACCCTAGAAGTCCGTATGCAGTAGCAAAAATGTACGCATATTGGATAACAGTAAATTACAGAGAGGCGTATAATATGTATGCATGTAATGGTATATTATTTAATCATGAATCACCTATACGAGGAGAAACATTTGTAACACGAAAAATTACAAGAGCCACAGCAAAAATAGCATTGGGTTTACAAGATAAATTTTACTTAGGAAATTTAGATGCCGAACGCGATTGGGGTCATGCAAAAGACTACGTTCGTATGATGTGGATGATACTACAAGCAGATGAGCCAGAAGATTGGGTTATAGCAACAGGCAAAACAACAAAGGTGCGAGAGTTTGTGAAAATGAGTTTTGCAGAAGCTGGTATAGAGTTAGAGTTTAAAGGAAGTGGGGTAGAAGAAAAAGCTTATGTTGTAAAATGTAGCAATCCAGATTATCAATTAGAGATTGGAAAAGAGGTACTGTCTGTAGATCCAAAATACTTTAGACCAACCGAGGTAGAGCTATTAATTGGAGACCCAACTAAGGCAAAAACAAAATTAGGGTGGACAGTAGAGTATGAGTTGGCTGACTTGGTAAAAGATATGGTTCAGAGCGATTTAAAGCTAATGCAAAAAGAGCAGTATTTAAAAGACGGGGGATACCGAATTTTAAACTACTTTGAGTAA
- a CDS encoding GDP-L-fucose synthase family protein encodes MDKSSKIYVAGHRGLVGSAIVKNLKSRGYHNLVVKTHKELDLTNTEAVSNFFKAEQPKYVFLAAAKVGGIVANNTYRADFIYENLMIQNNVIHQSYVHKVEKLLFLGSTCIYPKNCPQPMKEDYLLTDTLEYTNEPYAIAKIAGIKMCESYNLQYGTNFISVMPTNLYGPNDNFDLEKSHVLPALIRKVALGKALEDKNWDYISSDLNKLPIKGVNGSASEEEIKQVLSDFGVVLNQSKASVEIWGTGKPKREFLWSEDMADACVYIMRERDFVDVVKDIKEVRNTHINIGTGEDISIAQLADLIATTVGYKGAFVFNTNKPDGTMKKLTDVTKLNNLGWKHKVNLEEGIASLYNWYIAKT; translated from the coding sequence ATGGATAAGAGTTCAAAAATATATGTTGCAGGTCACAGGGGGCTTGTAGGCAGTGCAATTGTTAAAAATTTAAAGAGTAGAGGGTATCACAATTTAGTAGTAAAAACCCATAAGGAATTAGATTTAACCAATACAGAAGCAGTTTCTAATTTTTTTAAGGCAGAACAACCCAAATATGTGTTTTTAGCAGCAGCCAAAGTAGGAGGTATTGTAGCAAATAATACCTATAGAGCCGATTTTATTTATGAAAATTTAATGATCCAAAACAATGTAATTCATCAATCTTATGTACATAAGGTAGAGAAATTATTGTTTTTAGGAAGCACGTGTATCTATCCCAAAAATTGTCCTCAACCAATGAAAGAGGACTACCTATTAACAGATACATTAGAATATACCAATGAGCCATACGCAATAGCAAAGATAGCAGGTATAAAAATGTGTGAAAGTTACAACCTACAGTACGGCACTAACTTTATTTCTGTAATGCCAACAAATTTGTACGGCCCTAATGATAATTTTGATTTAGAAAAGTCACACGTACTTCCTGCATTAATTAGAAAAGTAGCCTTAGGTAAAGCATTAGAAGATAAAAACTGGGATTATATCAGTTCAGACTTAAACAAGTTACCAATAAAAGGTGTAAACGGTTCTGCCTCTGAGGAAGAAATAAAACAGGTTTTATCAGACTTTGGAGTGGTATTAAATCAATCTAAAGCTAGTGTAGAGATTTGGGGAACCGGAAAGCCTAAACGAGAATTTTTATGGTCGGAGGATATGGCAGATGCCTGTGTGTATATTATGAGAGAAAGAGATTTTGTAGATGTAGTAAAAGACATTAAAGAAGTTAGGAACACTCATATAAATATAGGAACCGGAGAAGATATAAGTATAGCACAACTGGCAGATTTAATAGCTACAACAGTGGGGTATAAAGGAGCATTTGTTTTTAATACAAATAAGCCTGACGGGACAATGAAAAAACTAACAGATGTAACCAAACTTAACAATTTAGGATGGAAGCATAAAGTTAATTTAGAAGAAGGTATAGCATCATTATACAATTGGTATATTGCAAAAACATAA